GCCTGGGCTAGTCACTTATCAGTTGGCCagggcttcctcatctgtgaactgAGCACAGTCACAGGGCTTCCCCAGAACCTGGGAGTCTTGTCTTGACCATgtgaggtgtgggcagggtgggctgagtgtgtgtgtgatgacgaggcagggcccagggctggagaTTGCGCCCATGGGTGGAGGCCACCACAGCACACGTAGTGGTGGAGGCAATAGCAGGTGAGTCACGGCAATTCCTGCGGGGCTGCCTCAGGCAGGAGGGGAGTTGGAGGCTCCTATCTGGGGACAGGGGTGCAAAGGAAGTGACTTTGGCAGGGTTGCAGTGGTGGCACATCGTGTTGAGAGGTGGGGTCTTGGCTTCAGGCAGAGGTCCAAGGATGGCCCCCATTCCCAGCAGGGTGAGTTGATGCACCAGTCTGggggggctgggggttgggggtgaaATTCACTGTCCCAGGCCAGGTGGTCACTTGGGCTATGACCAAGGCCACAGAGTCACTCATGTTCTGGGTCCTAGAGACCTGGCCCAGGTCCCGGGAGACCTCAGGTTTCCACCCTGCTGGGAGCCCGGACCACTGGAGGAGTTCCTAGCCAggctccctggggctgccccGTCCCCACCCTCAGGGCCCCTCCCAAACACCCAGTCTCTTGCCCAGGAGGCAGGCTGAAGGGATCCCCATGCTTCCCTGTGGCCTCCTGCCCACACTGCTGCCAGGCCCtgagcctgcctcctccagccctgcagcTGCCAGTGGTTCCAGGCTTGAGTCCCCAGAGCAGGGTCACAGCGAGGACTGAAGGCTGGTCAGGACCTGTCTGGGCAACATGTCACTCCTCTCTGACTTTTGTAGGTGCCGGCAGCTGGCTTGGTGCTCATCTCAGCTGCCCACCATGGCCCAGGGGCTGCCTGGCACCGGCAGCCTGGTGCTCTTCTGCCAGAAGCTGAACCGGCTGAAGCCACTGGAGGAGCCCACCAGAGAGACATCGCCACAGCATCGCATGACCACACTGCAGCTGACCCTGCTGGCTGCGTGTGGCATGGTGGGCATGGGTAGCTATCTACTCAGCGGCACCATGGCCAAGGAGATGGCCGGCCCTGCGTTGCTCGTGTCCTTTGGTGTGGCCGCCATGGCTTCCTTGCTGGCAACCTTATGCTATGCGGAGTTTGCAGTGCGTGTGCCCTGTGCTGGAATATTCTACCTGTTCACCTACGTGTCCATGGGTGAGCTGTGGGCCTTCCTCACCGGCTGGAATGTGCTCTTTCAGTGCCTAATTGGTGGCGCTGCCGTAGCCCGCGTCTGTAGCACCTACCTGGATGCCATCTTCAGCCATCGCATCCGCAGCTTCACTGTCACCCACGTGGGCATCTGGCAGGTGCCCTTCCTCGCCCAGTACCCAGACTTCTTGGCTGCTGGCTTTGCACTTTTGGCCTCCTTATTCATCTCCTGTGGAGCCCGTGTCTCTTCCTGGCTCAACCACATCTTCTCCGCCATCAACCTGGTCatcatcctcttcatcatcatcctggGGTTTGTCCTGGCCCGCCCGCACAACTGGAGCACTGAGGAGGGTGGCTTTGCACCCTTCGGCTTCCCCGGAATCATGGCTGGTGCCACCAGCTGTTTCTATGCCTTCGAGGGCTTTGGTATCATTGTTGCGTCCAGCAAGGAGGCCCAGACACCAAAGCGAGCTGTACCTATGGCCATCACCATCTCAGTTGGTGTAGTGGCAGGTGCCTACATCCTTGTCTGCACTGTGCTCACCCTCATGGTGCCCTGGCACAGCCTGGACCCTGACTCAGCATTTGCAGATGCCTTCTATCAGCGGGGCTAC
The Equus quagga isolate Etosha38 unplaced genomic scaffold, UCLA_HA_Equagga_1.0 71146_RagTag, whole genome shotgun sequence genome window above contains:
- the LOC124234106 gene encoding cationic amino acid transporter 4-like, translated to MAQGLPGTGSLVLFCQKLNRLKPLEEPTRETSPQHRMTTLQLTLLAACGMVGMGSYLLSGTMAKEMAGPALLVSFGVAAMASLLATLCYAEFAVRVPCAGIFYLFTYVSMGELWAFLTGWNVLFQCLIGGAAVARVCSTYLDAIFSHRIRSFTVTHVGIWQVPFLAQYPDFLAAGFALLASLFISCGARVSSWLNHIFSAINLVIILFIIILGFVLARPHNWSTEEGGFAPFGFPGIMAGATSCFYAFEGFGIIVASSKEAQTPKRAVPMAITISVGVVAGAYILVCTVLTLMVPWHSLDPDSAFADAFYQRGYSWAGFIVATGSICTMTIVLLRILHFLPHTMYAMAIDGLFFQVFAHMQPRTQVPMVGILVFGVLTVFLSLLLDLQALIQFLSICALLAYTFVATSIIILRFQKAPASSSQGPGSPVGTEQDSAPEPGQLRPALRPYLGFLGGCSPGAAVAWALGVLVASAITLDCVLVFGDSALHLPPWGYTLLLLLSSATFLLSLLVLGAHQQQRQQDTFQVPMVPLTPALSILLNIFLMLHLSYLAWLSFSIWQLIGLAVYFGYGIRHSKENQREQRGLMATRYVVIPCCSLEVTVQAVQPPSQAPAQEPAHTEQPARP